In Methanothermobacter sp. K4, one genomic interval encodes:
- a CDS encoding P-II family nitrogen regulator, with product MKKITAIIRREKLEDVKDALELVGIHGMTVSDVRGRGQQMGIRESYRGMDYCVDLIPKVQVEVVVDSEDLEKVIETVTENARTGDIGDGKIFVTDVLDVVRIRTGERGKKAI from the coding sequence ATGAAGAAGATCACTGCCATTATCAGAAGAGAGAAACTTGAGGATGTGAAGGATGCCCTGGAACTGGTTGGGATTCACGGGATGACAGTCTCAGATGTCAGGGGAAGAGGCCAGCAGATGGGTATACGTGAAAGTTACCGTGGTATGGATTACTGTGTGGATCTCATTCCAAAGGTTCAGGTTGAGGTTGTGGTTGACTCGGAGGACCTTGAAAAGGTGATTGAAACGGTAACTGAAAACGCCAGGACAGGTGATATAGGGGACGGTAAAATCTTCGTAACGGATGTACTTGATGTTGTGAGGATAAGGACAGGTGAAAGGGGGAAAAAGGCCATATAA